A stretch of the Panicum virgatum strain AP13 chromosome 9N, P.virgatum_v5, whole genome shotgun sequence genome encodes the following:
- the LOC120691034 gene encoding calmodulin-lysine N-methyltransferase-like isoform X1 translates to MDSSSSPARLQAPARSRGSSNASQRWGILRHAVLARSSSRAPEGTSRDQHIKDGTINISRKASRGFNLIECHSLPISQLTKSLENSTDGNENDLGYQKDVCVYYKLPCGGSSKLNLVYRREDSLELNDMEASNRYNIDTTGLVCCWPSEEVLAYYCINHSDKFRAKKVLELGSGYGLAGLVIAACTNADEVVISDGNPQVVGYIQKNISINAETFGETKVKSMILHWDKEQASGMLNTFDIIVASDCTFFKQFHESLARTVKSLLKHSATSQAIFLSPKRGDSLDKFLGIIKENGLNCELIDNYDPTVWNLHKKYEAGDDKTWPNYDKEHCYPLLYHGVNPELDIDWTFQNCFSLLYGSTNKTVHRHSIANKPFLI, encoded by the exons ATGGACtcttcctcgtcgccggcgcggcTGCAGGCACCCGCTCGATCCCGTGGATCCTCCAATGCCTCTCAGCGGTGGGGCATCCTTCGCCACGCCGTGCTCGCTCGTTCCTCCTCGCGCGCCCCAG AAGGAACTTCTAGGGACCAGCATATCAAAGATGGTACCATCAACATTTCAAGAAAGGCCTCACGTGGCTTTAACCTGATTGAATGCCATTCATTGCCAATTTCGCAGCTAACAAAATCACTTGAGAATTCAACTGATGGAAATGAAAATGATTTGGGATACCAAAAGGATGTTTGTGTATATTATAAGCTGCCTTGTGGAGGTTCCTCTAAACTTAATCTAGT ATACAGAAGAGAGGATTCCCTTGAACTAAATGACATGGAAGCTTCGAACAGATACAACATTGATACTACTGGACTAGTAT GTTGTTGGCCATCAGAAGAGGTCCTTGCCTACTACTGTATTAACCACTCAGACAAGTTCAG GGCCAAGAAAGTGCTTGAACTTGGATCTGGTTATGGATTGGCTGGGCTTGTTATTGCAGCCTGTACAAATGCTGATGAGGTTGTTATTTCTGATGGAAACCCGCAAGTAGTTGGAT ATATTCAGAAGAACATATCCATCAATGCAGAAACTTTTGGTGAAACAAAGGTTAAATCTATGATACTGCATTGGGACAAAGAGCAAGCTTCAGGAATGTTGAATACTTTTGACATCATTGTTGCAAGTGACTG CacatttttcaagcaattccATGAGAGCCTTGCCCGGACAGTCAAATCCTTGCTGAAGCATTCAGCAACCTCACAGGCCATTTTCCTAAGCCCCAAAAGAGGTGATTCACTCGACAAGTTCCTGGGAATAATTAAAGAGAATGGGCTTAATTGTGAGTTGATAGACAATTATGATCCTACTGTCTGGAATCTGCATAAAAAATATGAGGCTGGTGATGACAAAACCTGGCCTAATTATGACAAGGAGCATTGCTACCCTCTGCTG TACCATGGTGTAAACCCGGAGTTGGATATTGATTGGACATTTCAGAATTGTTTTTCCCTTCTCTATGGAAGTACCAACAAGACAGTTCATAGGCATTCAATTGCAAACAAACCTTTCCTCATCTGA
- the LOC120691034 gene encoding calmodulin-lysine N-methyltransferase-like isoform X3: MPLSGGASFATPCSLVPPRAPQKELLGTSISKMLTKSLENSTDGNENDLGYQKDVCVYYKLPCGGSSKLNLVYRREDSLELNDMEASNRYNIDTTGLVCCWPSEEVLAYYCINHSDKFRAKKVLELGSGYGLAGLVIAACTNADEVVISDGNPQVVGYIQKNISINAETFGETKVKSMILHWDKEQASGMLNTFDIIVASDCTFFKQFHESLARTVKSLLKHSATSQAIFLSPKRGDSLDKFLGIIKENGLNCELIDNYDPTVWNLHKKYEAGDDKTWPNYDKEHCYPLLYHGVNPELDIDWTFQNCFSLLYGSTNKTVHRHSIANKPFLI, from the exons ATGCCTCTCAGCGGTGGGGCATCCTTCGCCACGCCGTGCTCGCTCGTTCCTCCTCGCGCGCCCCAG AAGGAACTTCTAGGGACCAGCATATCAAAGATG CTAACAAAATCACTTGAGAATTCAACTGATGGAAATGAAAATGATTTGGGATACCAAAAGGATGTTTGTGTATATTATAAGCTGCCTTGTGGAGGTTCCTCTAAACTTAATCTAGT ATACAGAAGAGAGGATTCCCTTGAACTAAATGACATGGAAGCTTCGAACAGATACAACATTGATACTACTGGACTAGTAT GTTGTTGGCCATCAGAAGAGGTCCTTGCCTACTACTGTATTAACCACTCAGACAAGTTCAG GGCCAAGAAAGTGCTTGAACTTGGATCTGGTTATGGATTGGCTGGGCTTGTTATTGCAGCCTGTACAAATGCTGATGAGGTTGTTATTTCTGATGGAAACCCGCAAGTAGTTGGAT ATATTCAGAAGAACATATCCATCAATGCAGAAACTTTTGGTGAAACAAAGGTTAAATCTATGATACTGCATTGGGACAAAGAGCAAGCTTCAGGAATGTTGAATACTTTTGACATCATTGTTGCAAGTGACTG CacatttttcaagcaattccATGAGAGCCTTGCCCGGACAGTCAAATCCTTGCTGAAGCATTCAGCAACCTCACAGGCCATTTTCCTAAGCCCCAAAAGAGGTGATTCACTCGACAAGTTCCTGGGAATAATTAAAGAGAATGGGCTTAATTGTGAGTTGATAGACAATTATGATCCTACTGTCTGGAATCTGCATAAAAAATATGAGGCTGGTGATGACAAAACCTGGCCTAATTATGACAAGGAGCATTGCTACCCTCTGCTG TACCATGGTGTAAACCCGGAGTTGGATATTGATTGGACATTTCAGAATTGTTTTTCCCTTCTCTATGGAAGTACCAACAAGACAGTTCATAGGCATTCAATTGCAAACAAACCTTTCCTCATCTGA
- the LOC120692381 gene encoding endo-1,4-beta-xylanase 5-like, giving the protein MRTPRSAPRAVAGFVVLWMLLHCGSELVAAVPPDGWYDYAAYTDCRGQPEPALYNGGILKFGNSDDPDGYRTTETGVFSPAFVVYNLNKTTMYTFSCWVKLEGASNALITARLAPDNTGARCIATVLARSDCWAFVKGGFVLDWPTQTAVIFFQNADKTPMKITVASGSLQPFTTDQWAMHQQDTIRKRRKRVATIHVADPQGARVVGASVSVQQTAKDFPIGSAIASTILGNQAYQKWFVDRFNAAVFEDELKWYSTEPTSGLLRFDVPDQMLAFVRSHRVMVRGHNIFWENQDATPRWVKNLTSPDDLRAAVNARIQGLMTRYRGEFAHWDVNNEMLHYNFYEQRLGPNASMEFFSVAQDADPLATLFMNEYNVVETCDDPFSTVDTYAAKLRELRAGGAILEGIGLEGHFSRPNIPLMRAILDKLATLGLPIWFTEIDISNKFDAQTQAAYLEQVLREAYAHPAVSGVMLWTALHPSGCYQMCLTDWGLNNLPTGDVVDRLLNEWRTLQAGGQTDAHGAYSFSGYLGEYILTVTYNNRTTQSTFSLSPGDETRHINVQM; this is encoded by the exons ATGAGGACGCCTCGCTCCGCTCCGCGTGCCGTGGCGGGGTTCGTCGTGCTGTGGATGCTGCTGCACTGCGGCAGCGAGCTCGTCGCGGCGGTGCCTCCTG ATGGCTGGTACGACTACGCCGCCTACACAGAC TGCAGAGGGCAGCCGGAGCCGGCGCTGTACAACGGCGGCATCCTCAAGTTCGGCAACAGCGACGACCCGGACGGATACCGCACGACGGAGACCGGCGTCTTCTCCCCGGCGTTCGTGGTCTACAACCTCAACAAGACCACCATGTACACATTCTCAT GCTGGGTGAAGCTGGAAGGCGCCTCCAACGCTCTGATCACTGCGAGGCTGGCGCCGGACAACACCGGCGCGAGGTGCATCGCCACGGTTCTCGCCAGGAGCGACTGCTGGGCCTTCGTCAAGGGCGGCTTCGTCCTCGACTGGCCAACGCAGACCGCCGTCATCTTCTTCCAG AACGCTGACAAGACGCCCATGAAGATCACCGTCGCCAGCGGGTCGCTGCAGCCGTTCACGACGGACCAGTGGGCGATGCACCAGCAGGACACCATCCGGAAG AGGAGGAAGCGCGTGGCGACCATCCACGTGGCCGACCCGCAGGGCGCCCGCGTGGTGGGCGCGTCCGTGTCCGTGCAGCAGACCGCCAAGGACTTCCCGATCGGGTCGGCGATCGCCTCCACCATCCTGGGCAACCAGGCGTACCAGAAGTGGTTCGTGGACCGCTTCAACGCGGCGGTGTTCGAGGACGAGCTCAAGTGGTACTCGACGGAGCCCACGTCGGGGCTCCTCCGCTTCGACGTGCCGGACCAGATGCTGGCGTTCGTGCGCTCCCACCGCGTGATGGTGCGCGGCCACAACATCTTCTGGGAGAACCAGGACGCGACGCCGCGGTGGGTCAAGAACCTGACCTCGCCGGAcgacctccgcgccgccgtgaaCGCGCGCATCCAGGGCCTCATGACCCGCTACCGCGGCGAGTTCGCGCACTGGGACGTCAACAACGAGATGCTCCACTACAACTTCTACGAGCAGCGGCTGGGGCCCAACGCGTCCATGGAGTTCTTCAGCGTGGCGCAGGACGCCGACCCGCTGGCCACGCTCTTCATGAACGAGTACAACGTGGTCGAGACCTGCGACGACCCCTTCTCCACCGTGGACACCTACGCGGCCAAGCTCCGGGagctccgcgccggcggcgccatccTGGAGGGGATCGGGCTGGAGGGCCACTTCTCCAGGCCCAACATCCCGCTGATGCGCGCCATCCTGGACAAGCTCGCCACGCTGGGGCTCCCCATCTGGTTCACCGAGATCGACATCAGCAACAAGTTCGACGCGCAGACGCAGGCGGCGTACCTGGAGCAGGTGCTGCGGGAGGCGTACGCGCACCCGGCGGTGAGCGGGGTGATGCTGTGGACGGCGCTGCACCCCAGCGGGTGCTACCAGATGTGCCTCACGGACTGGGGCCTCAACAACCTGCCCACGGGGGACGTCGTCGACCGCCTGCTCAACGAGTGGCGGACGCTGCAGGCCGGCGGGCAGACGGACGCGCACGGCGCCTACAGCTTCAGCGGCTACCTCGGGGAGTACATCCTCACGGTCACCTACAACAACAGGACGACGCAGTCGACCTTCTCGCTCTCGCCGGGGGATGAGACCAGGCACATCAACGTCCAGATGTGA
- the LOC120691034 gene encoding calmodulin-lysine N-methyltransferase-like isoform X2 → MDSSSSPARLQAPARSRGSSNASQRWGILRHAVLARSSSRAPEGTSRDQHIKDGTINISRKASRGFNLIECHSLPISQLTKSLENSTDGNENDLGYQKDVCVYYKLPCGGSSKLNLVYRREDSLELNDMEASNRYNIDTTGLVCCWPSEEVLAYYCINHSDKFRAKKVLELGSGYGLAGLVIAACTNADEVVISDGNPQVVGYIQKNISINAETFGETKVKSMILHWDKEQASGMLNTFDIIVASDCTFFKQFHESLARTVKSLLKHSATSQAIFLSPKRGDSLDKFLGIIKENGLNCELIDNYDPTVWNLHKKYEAGDDKTWPNYDKEHCYPLLVRISSFC, encoded by the exons ATGGACtcttcctcgtcgccggcgcggcTGCAGGCACCCGCTCGATCCCGTGGATCCTCCAATGCCTCTCAGCGGTGGGGCATCCTTCGCCACGCCGTGCTCGCTCGTTCCTCCTCGCGCGCCCCAG AAGGAACTTCTAGGGACCAGCATATCAAAGATGGTACCATCAACATTTCAAGAAAGGCCTCACGTGGCTTTAACCTGATTGAATGCCATTCATTGCCAATTTCGCAGCTAACAAAATCACTTGAGAATTCAACTGATGGAAATGAAAATGATTTGGGATACCAAAAGGATGTTTGTGTATATTATAAGCTGCCTTGTGGAGGTTCCTCTAAACTTAATCTAGT ATACAGAAGAGAGGATTCCCTTGAACTAAATGACATGGAAGCTTCGAACAGATACAACATTGATACTACTGGACTAGTAT GTTGTTGGCCATCAGAAGAGGTCCTTGCCTACTACTGTATTAACCACTCAGACAAGTTCAG GGCCAAGAAAGTGCTTGAACTTGGATCTGGTTATGGATTGGCTGGGCTTGTTATTGCAGCCTGTACAAATGCTGATGAGGTTGTTATTTCTGATGGAAACCCGCAAGTAGTTGGAT ATATTCAGAAGAACATATCCATCAATGCAGAAACTTTTGGTGAAACAAAGGTTAAATCTATGATACTGCATTGGGACAAAGAGCAAGCTTCAGGAATGTTGAATACTTTTGACATCATTGTTGCAAGTGACTG CacatttttcaagcaattccATGAGAGCCTTGCCCGGACAGTCAAATCCTTGCTGAAGCATTCAGCAACCTCACAGGCCATTTTCCTAAGCCCCAAAAGAGGTGATTCACTCGACAAGTTCCTGGGAATAATTAAAGAGAATGGGCTTAATTGTGAGTTGATAGACAATTATGATCCTACTGTCTGGAATCTGCATAAAAAATATGAGGCTGGTGATGACAAAACCTGGCCTAATTATGACAAGGAGCATTGCTACCCTCTGCTGGTTAGAATTAGCTCATTTTGTTAG